GGAGCTGGTACTTGGCGCACCCGGGTTCACACCACCGCCGGCCCTGTCCGGACTGCCCGTGCACGAGGTTTCCCTCGAGGTGGCCGGGTGTGCGCTGCCCGAGGAACCGACCGGGGACTCCGATGCCCTGATCGTCTACACCTCCGGCACCACCGGAATGCCCAAGGGCGTGGTGCTTACCCGGGAGGCGATCCGCAGCAATCTCGACGCGGTGGCGCGGGCCTGGGAATGGACCGACCGTGACGTTCTCGTCCACGCCCTGCCACTGTTCCACGTGCACGGCCTGATCCTCGGGCTGCTCGGACCACTGCGCGTCGGGGGAAGCCTGCGGCACCTGGTTCGCTTCGACACCGCGCGGGTGGCCGAGGAGCTGTCCGGAACGGGCACGATGCTGTTCGGCGTCCCCACGATGTACCGGCGGCTGGCCGACGACGCGGAACGCGACCCCGGCATCGGGCGGGGACTGGCGCGGGCACGGCTGCTGGTGTCCGGTTCGGCCGCGCTGCCCGCCACCGAGCACCAGCGCATCGCGCGGCTGACCGGTCAGCGGGTGGTGGAGCGCTACGGGATGAGCGAGACCATTATGAACTGCGGAGTACGCTCCTCCGGCGACCGCAGGCCCGGCTACGTGGGACTTCCGTTCGACGGGGTCGAGCTGATCCTGGTCGATGACGGGGGAAACCGGATCATCGCCTCCGACGACGAGACCGTGGGCGAGATCCTGGTTCGCGGGCCCAATCTGTTCCGGGAGTATCTCAACCGTCCGGAGGACACGCGGGCCGCTTTCACCGACGGATGGTTCCGAACCGGGGACATGGCCACCCGGTCACCGGACGGCTACGTTCGCATCGTCGGGCGCCGAGCCACCGACATGATCAGTAGCGGTGGCTTCCGGATCGGCGCGGGTGAGATCGAGAACGTGCTGCTGGAGCACGGCGCGGTTTCGGAAGTGGCGGTGACCGGTGAGCAGGACCCCGAGCTGGGCCAGCGCATCGTGGCCTGGGTGGTGCCGGGGGGCGCGGAAATCTCCGAGCGGGAACTCGTCGAGCACGTGGCGGGGCTGCTCAGCTTCCACAAGCGCCCCAGGGAGGTGCGTTTCGTTCGGGAACTGCCGCGCAACGAGCTGGGCAAGATCCAGAAGGGCAAATTGGGGACCGAGTGGGCCTCCCGGCACGTTTTCGCCGGCTGAGTTCCGGTGGCCGTCCGATCGTTGCCGAGGGCGTGCGGTCGGCAGCGGTCGGGGAGCGATCGGACGGCGAAACCGGCACATCCCGGCGCTGCTGCCGGGATGTGCCGGTGCTCAGTTCGCCGTTCGGCGCACGGTGGGGATCACGGCCAGGGAATCTGTTCGGAGCGGTAGAAGTTGATTCCCTGCTCCTCCCAGCGAGGTCCCTGGTCGGCGACCCGCTGCCGGAACGAGGACCAGTCGAGCTTGTCCGACGAGGACCAGCCCAGTTCCGCGATGGCGGGCATCCGCGGGAAGGCCATGAACTCGATCTCGTCGGAGTTCGTCACCGTCTCGCTCCAGAGCGCGGCCTCCACCCCGGCGATCGAGCTCTCGGGCACCGATTCCATGAAGCTGCCCGGGTTCCAGTCGTAGGCCTCCCGGACAGTGGTGGGGCCTGCCCAGTCCAGACCGAGCTCGGTGTCCTCGTTGTACTTCTGATCCACGTAGGACTTGTGGGCGGGCGACAGCAGGATGTCGTTGCCCCGGGCCGCGGCTTCGGCGACCACCTCGTTGGAGTTCGTGGTGCCCCAGTACTGCACCATGGCCGACTCGGAGGGCTCGGTCTTGGCGTACTCGTGCCAACCGAGCGGTGTCTTGCCGTGCTTCTCCACGATCGGCAACACCTTGGACATGAACTTCCGGTAGTCCTCATCGGTGGTCGCGTGAGCTTCGTCGCCACCGATGTGCAGGTACTCGCCCGGGGTCATCGCGGCGACTTCCCGGATGACGTCGTCGACGAACTCGTAGGTGATGTCCTTGTCGATGCACAGCGAGCTGAAGCCGACCTCGATGCCGGTGTAGAGATCGGGTGCCTTGCCGTCGCAGTTGAGCTCGGCGTAGGACGACAGTGCGGCGTTGGTGTGCCCCGGCATGTCGATCTCCGGGACGATGGTGATGTTGCGTGCCGAGGCGTAGCGCACGATCTCGGCGAACTCGCGTTTGGTGTAGTAGCCACCCTCGCCGCCGCCGACCTCGGTGCTGCCCCCGTGCGTGGTCAGTCGGGGCCAGCTGTCGATCTGGATGCGCCAACCCTGGTCATCGCTCAGGTGCATGTGCAGATAGTTGACCTTGTACTGTGCCAGCTGATCGATGTAGGTCTTGACCTGACCGACCTCGAAGAAGTGCCGCGCCACGTCCAGCATCGCCGAACGACGTTCGAACCGGGGTTTGTCCACGATCTCGCCCCCACGGACCTTCCACGGGCCGTGTCGGGGGAAATCGCTCTCGGCCTTGGCCGGCAGCAGCTGGCGCAGGGTCTGCACGCCGTAGAACAGCCCGTCCGGATCGGTCGCGTGGATCGTGAGCCGGTCCCGGTCGATGTCCATCCGGTAACCGGAGTCACCCAGCCTGGCCCGCGAACCGTCCAGCCGTAGCACGATGTCGTTGCGGCCCGGCTGGTCACGGTTGATCAGGAATCCGTAACCGGTGGAGGGGCGCAGCTGTCGTTGCAGGTACCGCGCGACCTCCTCGGCCTCCGGATTGTCCGCGGGAGTGTGGATGCCGGTGTTCCACCTGATGTGGAACTTCGCACCCGATTCCTCGCTTACCCGGGTGGGCGCGGGGATGACGTCGTGCAGCGAAACGGTGTTGCCCGTCGAGGCCCGCTGGTTGTCCGGTGCGGCCCCGTCCTCGTCCTGCTGGGGACCGGCCACTGCCACTGTTCCGCCCGCCAGCATCGCGCTGGTGGCCAGCGCCAGCGCGGCGGGGAGTAGTCCGCGCGAATTTCGGGGTGCTTCCCGAGTTCGTTTCATCCTGGTCTGTACCTCTCGTCGGAGACGGTTGGATAAGGTATAGACCAAAGTTGCGGGGGAGGCATATAGCCCGTTCGGAGTAGACCTACTACTGCCGTCGCCGTGCCGGTGGACACGTCGGCCCCGCCACGGTTCGCCGTGGCGGGGCCGACGTGTCGCGGTGTGGTTGTCACGAGACCGTGACGGTCAGACCTCCGCCTTGGCCGCGTCCTTCGGATCCCGCCCGGACTCCGAGTCCTCGGTGAGATCGTTGCCCCACCGCGCCCGTTCCGGAGTATCGGGCTCCAATGCCGCCATCGGTACCGGCTCGCTCTTGCGTCGGGTGAGCGCGGAGACCACGATGATCGTGAGCAGTGCCGCCACCATCGTCACCGTGCGGAACGGGAACAGCACCGCGCCGTCCTCGTACCAGGGCCAGGGCAGCACCGGGGCGAGGCCGAAGGTGTCCTCGCCCGCGGAGAACCGCAGCAGGACGGCGACGGCGAAACCGGCCGTGGCGCCGATCCGGTTGGCGAACGGTACGAACAGCGCGCACACCAGCAGTGGGAACAACATGACGAAGATCAGGTCACTGGCCAGGTACCACAGGTCGTAGACGCTGCTGGCCTGCAGTGCCATCAGGGTGGCCGCGGCGCCGATGATGACGATCAGCCTGCGGATCACCTTTTGCACCTGCTCCGGACCGGCCTTCGGCCGCACCAGGCGTCGATAGACGTTCCAGCCGGTCAGCGACGAGGCGGAGAGCACCGAGGAGTCGACGCTGGACATCACCGCTGCCGCCAGGACGCCGAGTCCCAGCGCCGCCGCACCGGTGGGAAGCAGGTATCGCAGCACGTACGGCAGCACCATGGAGGGGCTTTCCAGCGGGGGAGCTCCCTCCGCCTGGAAGTTCGCCGCCGTGGCCACCACACCGATCAGCACCGGCGGAATGGCCGCCAGCACGCACATCACGCTGGCACCCACCGAGAGTCGGCGCGCGTTCTTCGGGCTGCTGGAGGACAGTACTCGCTGGAAGTAGACCTGCCAGGGGATGCCACCGAGCACGAGTGCGATTCCGGCGTCCCACCAGTTCCAGTAGGAGTGGCCCCAAGCGGGATCGTCCCAGCCCGTCAACGGCGGGAACAACGATGCGTAGGACTCGAAGTCGAAGTTCGACGGGTAGGCCGCCCACGCGTCGCCCAGGCCGCCGACCGCCGAGGCGGCGAACGGCACCGCCACGATCAGACCGATGAAGATGACCACGACCTGCACCACGTCGGTGATGGCCACCGACCACATACCGCCGACCACGGTGTAGGCCACGGCGATCACCGCAGACAGGATGATGGAGACGGTGAAGTCCAGGCCGATGATCGTTCCGAAGGTGGTCCCCAGCGCGGTCAGGATCGCCCCGGTCCAGAAGATCTCACCGAGGATCGCCGGTATCGCGCCGAGTCCGGCGACCTTCTTGCCGAACCGGATGTCGATCGGGTCGAGCATGGTGGTGAACCGGCCACGACGCATCTTCTTGGCGAAGAACAGTCCGCCGATGAGCAGGCTCACCGCGTACCCCCACGGCGCCTGCGCCCAGGCCAGACCGCTGCTGAAGGTGCTTTCGGCGGTACCGCTGATGTAGCCGCCACCGACCCAGGTCGCCGTCATGGTGAACACGCCGATCCAGAGCGGCATGTTGCGTCCCGCGACCATCGTGTCGCCCAGCCCGCCACCGCGTCGGGCGGCCACGAAAGCACCCAGCCAGTAGAACAGCGCGTAGAAAACCAGCATCGCGATCAGCCCAGGCCACGAAACGTTCGGTTCCGCGAGCGCCACATATGTCAGGGCGAATGCCAGAACGATCACGAAAACGCCGATCTTCACCATCCCTTTTTTGCCCTTGTGGGCGACGGGTGGTCGGGTGCTGTCGTCACCGTTCGTGCGTGTTTCGGCAGGCACGTTCTTCCCTTCCGTGTCGCTGTCAGAACGGTTCGAGACCATAGCCAGAAACAGCGTGGATGTACAGATGTACTAGTTACGTCGAAGTAACGAATCGTCGTCGGGGCGGTTGGCTGTTTTCCGGTGGGTGCTCTTGTTGTCGAGTGGTTATTGGCTCCGAATATGCAGGTCAAAGTGCTGTCTGTTGGTCCCGTGGCTCCGCGGGTGGTGTTGCCTGCGGCTGGAGAAGGTCTCGCTGTGTCGCGTTTTCGAGTGTTGTTCGACTCACGGCGCGATGAGATCCGTGACACAGATCGCCGTTGATCCCGCGCTTCGCTTTCGGTCGGCGTGCTGGGTTTCGTCCGGGCTCGGATTCCTACGTATGGTGTCATTCCGATTACCGAGTGTTTTTTGATTTTTCGTGTCGCGGATGAGCTCGATCGATCCGGCTCGGTCGGGATCGTTCGTCGGGATCCGGCGGGTTCGGTTCGAATTCTTTCCGTGCTATTTCGAGGGCTCGTTTCCCGGATGACCACCGAGTCGCTGAGGTGGTTCCGGCGTGAGGGATCGGCCCGAGGGGCTCTCGGAACCGCTCGCCGTGTCCTCGGCTGCGCCGAGCGGTGGTCCGGAGCGCTCGGCCGGTCCGTGCGACGGATCGTCGTGCGGGGCGGCACGGTCGACTCGGCGCTCCGCGAGGACCGTCCGGCGCAACAATGAGTGTGTGCCGCGACACATTCCCGAGTGGCGCGCACAATCGGACCCGAAACCCCGGAGGCTAACGTTGGAGACGGTCAGGACGACGGTTCTGGCGGAGGTACTACGACAGATGCGCAGCGATACGTCATCGAAATCGGAGTCCGCTCCCGACGACGGGGCGGGATGCGGGGGTGGCGGGCTCCCCACCACCCCCTGCAGCGTGGTTTGGAGCGGTGGTCACCCCTTCGTCCTCGAGGGAAGTGGCGGGAGGTCGCGCTGGGCCGGCGTCGACGACCGGGGGAGACCTCGGTTTCTCAGCGACGCCGAACTCAACCGCAGAGGCTGGTCGCTTCCCGTGCACTGACCAGGCCGTTCATCATCGCGACTGCCGCTGGTCGGGCTGGTGCCGGCCGAGCAGAGGTGTTCGTGGTCGGGCACGCCACGTCGGGCGTCGCCGGTTCGGCACGTGTCGTCGGATGATGTCGCTCGGTGCCCCACCGGAAGTGGCGAAGTGCACCGACGAACGCGGTTGTCCCGCGGAGTGCTCGAACACCGTGCTCCGGCGCGCTGTCCGCGACCGCGACGCCGCTCGGCACGCGGCGCGGGCCGTATCGGAGTCCCCGCGCGAGTCGTATGGAATCTCCACCGCCCACTGGAGCGTGCCGAACTGGTGCCGTCATCGGGTGAGGGGGACATATGGCACCCTGAACCAACAGGCACGATGACACGTCCGGCGTTGCCACGAGTGGATGTGTCACGGATCGCGGGCCGCCTCGTCCTGTCGAGTGGGCCGGCCCGCTCGCAGGGGAGGGTCTCGTGGTGCAAGACGCCGATGGCGCCACTACGGGATCGGCGCGGAACTCCGGCGGTCAGCCTTCGGAGCAGGGCATCGACCGCATCAGAGAAGTCGCCGCCGGCGTCTGGAGTGATCCGTGGTGGACGGTTCCCAACGCGCTGAGCCTGCTGCGGCTCGCCGGGGTTCCGGTGTTCTTGTGGTTGCTTCTCGGGCCGCAGTGGGATCTGTTCGCGTTGTTGGTGCTGGTCTTCAGCGGTGTCACCGATTGGCTGGACGGGAAACTCGCTCGCTGGCTGGATCAGTACAGCCGGGTTGGGCAGTTGTTGGATCCGGCTGCCGATCGGCTCTACATCGTGGCGACCCTGGTCGCCTTCGTGATTCGTGGAGTAGTGCCCTGGTGGGCCGCTTTCGCGCTCATCGCGCGCGACCTGTTGCTGACCCTGTGCCTGCCGGTGTTGCGGTACCACGGTTTTGAACCGCCGGACGTGCATTATCTGGGCAAGGCGGCAACGTTCTGCCTGATGTACGCGTTTCCGCTGTTGCTGCTTGTGCAGGGGGACTTCGCGTTCGACTGGATCGCGCGTCCGTTCGCCTACGCCTTCACCGGATGGGGAGCGGCGCTTTACCTGTGGGCGGGCCTGCTCTATCTCGGTCAGGTGTTCGGAGCTGTCCGCCTCGCCCGTGCGCGTGGTTGAACGGTATCGTTCCGATGCGTCGGTGCCGTTCGGCCCGGTGCCGCGTTCGGCACGGGCGATCAACCGTTGAACGAATGTGATCTTCGCTGCGATGATCCGGGGAACGCCCGGTTGGCGACCTGCCGAATCGGTTCGAATATCGGGACTCGCCGTCCGACGCCGTGTACGGCGCGGTACGTTGGGTGGTACTGGCACGATCCATCCGCAGGAGGAGAGCTCAGGTGAGCACCAACGACGGGCCCGGCGACGTATCGCCGGAGCAGTCATCGGAGACCACCTCGGTCTTCAAGCCCTTCCTCTCCGAGCAGGAGAACGCAGAGAGTGCGCCTGCAGAGTCCACCGCGTCCGGTGTGGACGCGCTGCCCGCCGGATCCGCTCTCCTGGTGGTCAAGCGCGGCCCCAACGCGGGCTCGCGATTCCTGCTCGACCGGGAGACGACCAGCTCCGGTCGGCACCCCGACAGCGACATTTTCCTGGACGACGTGACCGTCTCACGCAGGCATGCCGAGTTTCGTCGGGAAGGCGCGGAGTACGTCGTCGTCGACGTGGGAAGCCTCAACGGAACCTATGTCAATCGTGAACCCGTGGACACCTCGGTGTTGGCCAACGGTGACGAGGTCCAGATCGGCAAGTTCCGTCTGGTGTTCCTGACCGGTCCGGCGGAAGGGGCGCAGGGCAGCCGGTGACGAGCGGGCGGTGCCGTGTTCGGTGGCATCCGGGGTGCCGTCGTTCGGCGAGAACAGGGTACTCCGATACGGCCGCCGAATCCGCGAGCCACGCTCGCTCATGGACCTTTGGGAGCAGTCGAACCGGTTCCCCTCCGGTGAGATCGCGCCGCTGTGGGACATGCCCGATCACCCCGGTGGGCGGGGTACGGTGTGTACGTCCCATCGGGTGATCCACGGGACGAGGGAAGCGGTCGGCGCCTGTGTGGGCGGCGTCTTCGCCGTATCGCGGGTAGCGTCGAAGGCGTCGGTGCGCGATCCTCGAAGGAGATGTCACGCTTCGGCGCGCTGGAGGAGGCGATTTGACGATGAGCAGCGAGATGCGCGTCGTCGGCGTGCGAGTGGAACTGCCGGCCAACCAGCCGATCCTGCTGTTGCGCGAGACCGACGGCGAGCGGTATCTGCCGATCTGGATAGGTTCGGTCGAGGCTACCGCGATCGCCCTGGAGCAACAGGGAGTGCGGCCGGCGCGGCCGCTCACCCACGATCTGCTCAAGGACGTGGTCGGTGCGCTCGGGCGAGAGTTGGAACAAGTACGGGTGACCGACCTCCAGGAAGGGACCTTCTACGCGGAGCTCGTCTTCGACGGCGATGTGCGGGTCTCGGCAAGGCCGAGTGATTCGGTGGCGCTGGCACTGCGCACCGGTGTTCCGATCCACGCCGAGCAGTCCGTGCTCGACGAGGCGGGGCTGCTGATTCCCGACGAGCAGGAGGACGAGGTCGAGAAGTTCAAGGAATTCCTGGACTCGGTTTCGCCGGAGGATTTCCGCGGTGCCGACACCTGAGGCGCTCCATCCGCGGTTGTGCTGTTCGCGCGACGGGTCGCGGGGAACGTCTCGAACGTGTGGGGGTCGAGGCGTCTCCCCGCGGGTGCGGAGCACCACGTGGTGCGAGGTGCGGTACTTCCGGTACGGCGCTCCGCGAGTCGTGTTGACCGCCGTTTTCGGCGGGCATACTGTTGAATGACACGGTGGGCGTGCGCGCGGTGATCGAGCGAATGGGGGCGTGACGAGATCGGATTCGGACATGTCGACGACTGCGGTTCCGGATCCGATGGCCGCCGTGGGTCGGCCGAGGGGAGGCGTGCGTGGTCGAAAACGCATCACGGCTGGATACGGACGTAGAACAAGCCGAGTTGTTCCCGGACGCGGCGCTTCCGGACGAGCTGGTCGGTTATCGGGGACGTGCGGCCTGCCAGATTGCCGGTATCACCTACCGACAGCTGGACTACTGGGCCCGTACCGAGCTGGTCGAGCCCTCGATCAGACTCGCGGAGGGGTCGGGTTCGCAGCGACTCTACTCGTTCAAGGACATGTTGGTTCTCAAGGTGGTGAAACGTCTGCTGGACGCGGGCGTATCACTGCACAACATCCGCATCGCCGTGGACCACCTGCGTGGTCGCGGTGTGCGTGATCTCGCCGGCGTCACTCTGTTCAGTGATGGGACAACCGTCTACGAATGCACTTCGGCGGAAGACGTGGTGGATCTGTTACGCGGTGGCCAGGGAGTTTTCGGGATCGCCGTCAGCGGAGCGATGCGCGAGATAACCGGCACGATTCACGATTTCCCGGCCGAACGCGCCGACGGGAGCGGTGTCCGGACACCGGACGAGGACGAGCTCTCCCGCAAGCGTCGTGACCGCCAGACCGGGTGACCGGCAGGGTTTCACCGACCGGATCCCCTCGAGCGGCCTCCGTGGCGAGTGGCGTGGTGCCGAGCTTCGGTGACTCACTCGGTGAGTGTGCGCCTTTCCACACACTCCCTGGACGGTGCGATATGAGGTACGCTCACACCTGTCGCCGACCCCGTACGGGAGAGACCGTGCCGAGTACTCGGTACGGCGCCGAAGGAGCAACCCCTCCCCGACAACCTCTCAGGCTATTGGGACCGTACGGGCGAGATACCTCTGGAAAGAGGGATTCGCCACAGCGTCGTGGTGACCCCGCCGACGGTGCAAGCCCGCCATACCGGGCGAAGCTCTCAGGCGCCCGCGTCGCGGGCATTGACAGAGGGGGAGGTCAGCAACTCAGCCGAGTGCTGTCTGCCCTGTCCGAGATGCCCGACGATTGAGGTTTTGGCGATGACCGACGAGCGTATACCGTTGGCCGCTCTCGAACACGGAACACCGTTCGCCGACCGCCACGTTGGCCCCATGCCGGCTGAGCTGGCTCGGATGCTCGATGTGGTCGGTGTCGGTTCCCTCGAAGAGCTCGGCGAACAAGCCGTCCCTGCGGGAATCCGGGAACGCGACATGCGGATGGCGTTGCCGGAACCGGCGACCGAGGCCGAGTCCCTGGACGAGCTGCGCGAGCTCGCGGACCGCAACAACCCCCACGTGGAGATGATCGGCCTCGGCTATCACCCCACCATCACTCCGCCGGTGATCCGGCGCAATGTGCTGGAGAACCCGGCCTGGTACACCGCCTACACGCCGTACCAGCCCGAGATATCCCAGGGCCGACTGGAAGCCCTGCTGAACTTCCAGACGATGGTCGCCGACCTTACCGGCGTACCGGTGTCCAACGCCTCGATGCTGGACGAATCCACGGCAGCCGCCGAGGGCATGACCTTGGTGCGTCGCGCGGGGCGTTCGAAGTCCCCGCGGTTCGTCGTCGACACCGATGCGTTGCCCCAGACCATCTCGGTCGTCGAGACCCGCGCGGAACCGCTCGGCATCGAGATCGTCCGTGCCGACCTCTCGCGAGGTGCGGCCGGGCTGCCCGAAGGGGAGTTCTTCGGCGCGCTGCTGGCGTACCCGGGGGCCTCCGGCGCCGTCCGCGATCACGAGGAAGTCATTTCCGAGGTGCACCGCCGCGGTGGGATGGCCGTGGTCTCGGCCGACCTGCTTGCGTTGACCATGCTGCGCGCCCCCGGTGAGATCGGTGCCGACGTCGTGGTCGGAACCAGCCAGCGCTTCGGCGTTCCGATGGGCTTCGGCGGCCCCCACGCGGGCTACATGGCCGTGCGCAAGGGCGTGGAGCGCCAGCTTCCCGGCCGACTGGTCGGAGTCAGCGTGGATGCCGACGGCAACCAGGCCTACCGGCTCGCGCTGCAGACCAGGGAACAGCACATCCGCCGTGAAAAGGCCACCAGCAACATCTGCACCGCGCAGGTGCTGCTGGCCGTGGTCGCCTCGATGTACGCCGTCTACCACGGCCCCGAAGGACTGCGCGCCATCGCCACCCGCACGCACCGCATGGCCACCGTGCTGGCCGAGCAGCTGCGTCGCGGCGGGGTGGAGGTCTGCCACGACGACTTCTTCGACACCGTGCTCACCCGTGTTCCCGGCCGCGCCGACGAGATCGTCGCCGCGGCACGACGCAACGGTGTCAACCTGCGCAGGGTCGATGCCGACCACGTCGGTATCAGCTGCGACGAGACCACCACCAGGCAGCGGTTGACCTCGGTCTGGGAGGCTTTCGGGCTGACCGGTGACGACCTCACCCAGGTGGACGAGCTCGACGCCCTCGTGTCGGACGCGCTGCCCGCCGCGCTGCGTCGGACCACCGAGTACATGACCCACCCGGTCTTCCACCGGCACCGCTCGGAGACGGCGCTGCTGCGTTACCTGCGCGGGCTCTCCGACTCCGATGTCGCACTGGACCGGAGCATGATTCCGCTCGGTTCCTGCACCATGAAGCTCAACGCGACGGCCGAGATGGAACCGATCACCTGGCCCGCGTTCGCCGAGCTGCACCCGTTCGCTCCGGCCGAGGACGCGGCGGGGATGCTGCGCGTCGTCGAGGACCTGCAGAACTGGCTGGCCGAGATCACCGGTTACGACTCGGTGAGCCTGCAGCCCAACGCCGGCAGCCAGGGCGAGTTCGCCGGGCTGCTGGCCATTCGCGCCTATCACCGCCAACGTGGCCAGCAGCAGCGCGAAGTGTGTCTGATCCCGGCCAGCGCCCACGGCACCAACGCTGCCAGCGCCGTCATGGCCGGACTGCGCGTCGTCGTCGTGCGTTGCGACGATGCCGGCAACATCGAGATGGATCATCTGCGCGAGCTGGTGGACAAGCA
This portion of the Actinopolyspora lacussalsi genome encodes:
- a CDS encoding malonyl-CoA/methylmalonyl-CoA synthetase (product_source=KO:K18662; cath_funfam=2.30.38.10,3.30.300.30,3.40.50.980; cog=COG0318; ko=KO:K18662; pfam=PF00501,PF13193; superfamily=56801): MCADRAALLPKLREPDESEAVRFGARALSYSRLSLVAGETAALVGRASRVAVWADATPETCAGLLGALSAGAAVVPLSPKLGRRELEHILADSQPELVLGAPGFTPPPALSGLPVHEVSLEVAGCALPEEPTGDSDALIVYTSGTTGMPKGVVLTREAIRSNLDAVARAWEWTDRDVLVHALPLFHVHGLILGLLGPLRVGGSLRHLVRFDTARVAEELSGTGTMLFGVPTMYRRLADDAERDPGIGRGLARARLLVSGSAALPATEHQRIARLTGQRVVERYGMSETIMNCGVRSSGDRRPGYVGLPFDGVELILVDDGGNRIIASDDETVGEILVRGPNLFREYLNRPEDTRAAFTDGWFRTGDMATRSPDGYVRIVGRRATDMISSGGFRIGAGEIENVLLEHGAVSEVAVTGEQDPELGQRIVAWVVPGGAEISERELVEHVAGLLSFHKRPREVRFVRELPRNELGKIQKGKLGTEWASRHVFAG
- a CDS encoding hexosaminidase (product_source=KO:K12373; cath_funfam=3.20.20.80,3.30.379.10; cleavage_site_network=SignalP-noTM; cog=COG3525; ko=KO:K12373; pfam=PF00728,PF02838; superfamily=51445,55545; transmembrane_helix_parts=Inside_1_12,TMhelix_13_35,Outside_36_549) — its product is MKRTREAPRNSRGLLPAALALATSAMLAGGTVAVAGPQQDEDGAAPDNQRASTGNTVSLHDVIPAPTRVSEESGAKFHIRWNTGIHTPADNPEAEEVARYLQRQLRPSTGYGFLINRDQPGRNDIVLRLDGSRARLGDSGYRMDIDRDRLTIHATDPDGLFYGVQTLRQLLPAKAESDFPRHGPWKVRGGEIVDKPRFERRSAMLDVARHFFEVGQVKTYIDQLAQYKVNYLHMHLSDDQGWRIQIDSWPRLTTHGGSTEVGGGEGGYYTKREFAEIVRYASARNITIVPEIDMPGHTNAALSSYAELNCDGKAPDLYTGIEVGFSSLCIDKDITYEFVDDVIREVAAMTPGEYLHIGGDEAHATTDEDYRKFMSKVLPIVEKHGKTPLGWHEYAKTEPSESAMVQYWGTTNSNEVVAEAAARGNDILLSPAHKSYVDQKYNEDTELGLDWAGPTTVREAYDWNPGSFMESVPESSIAGVEAALWSETVTNSDEIEFMAFPRMPAIAELGWSSSDKLDWSSFRQRVADQGPRWEEQGINFYRSEQIPWP
- a CDS encoding high affinity choline transporter 7 (product_source=KO:K14387; cog=COG0591; ko=KO:K14387; pfam=PF00474; superfamily=48498; tigrfam=TIGR00813; transmembrane_helix_parts=Inside_1_27,TMhelix_28_45,Outside_46_48,TMhelix_49_71,Inside_72_90,TMhelix_91_110,Outside_111_119,TMhelix_120_142,Inside_143_163,TMhelix_164_186,Outside_187_200,TMhelix_201_223,Inside_224_229,TMhelix_230_252,Outside_253_288,TMhelix_289_311,Inside_312_323,TMhelix_324_346,Outside_347_365,TMhelix_366_388,Inside_389_423,TMhelix_424_446,Outside_447_449,TMhelix_450_472,Inside_473_476,TMhelix_477_494,Outside_495_513,TMhelix_514_536,Inside_537_581), yielding MPAETRTNGDDSTRPPVAHKGKKGMVKIGVFVIVLAFALTYVALAEPNVSWPGLIAMLVFYALFYWLGAFVAARRGGGLGDTMVAGRNMPLWIGVFTMTATWVGGGYISGTAESTFSSGLAWAQAPWGYAVSLLIGGLFFAKKMRRGRFTTMLDPIDIRFGKKVAGLGAIPAILGEIFWTGAILTALGTTFGTIIGLDFTVSIILSAVIAVAYTVVGGMWSVAITDVVQVVVIFIGLIVAVPFAASAVGGLGDAWAAYPSNFDFESYASLFPPLTGWDDPAWGHSYWNWWDAGIALVLGGIPWQVYFQRVLSSSSPKNARRLSVGASVMCVLAAIPPVLIGVVATAANFQAEGAPPLESPSMVLPYVLRYLLPTGAAALGLGVLAAAVMSSVDSSVLSASSLTGWNVYRRLVRPKAGPEQVQKVIRRLIVIIGAAATLMALQASSVYDLWYLASDLIFVMLFPLLVCALFVPFANRIGATAGFAVAVLLRFSAGEDTFGLAPVLPWPWYEDGAVLFPFRTVTMVAALLTIIVVSALTRRKSEPVPMAALEPDTPERARWGNDLTEDSESGRDPKDAAKAEV
- a CDS encoding hypothetical protein (product_source=Hypo-rule applied) produces the protein METVRTTVLAEVLRQMRSDTSSKSESAPDDGAGCGGGGLPTTPCSVVWSGGHPFVLEGSGGRSRWAGVDDRGRPRFLSDAELNRRGWSLPVH
- a CDS encoding cardiolipin synthase (product_source=KO:K08744; cog=COG0558; ko=KO:K08744; pfam=PF01066; tigrfam=TIGR00560; transmembrane_helix_parts=Inside_1_57,TMhelix_58_80,Outside_81_110,TMhelix_111_133,Inside_134_155,TMhelix_156_178,Outside_179_192,TMhelix_193_215,Inside_216_224) — its product is MVQDADGATTGSARNSGGQPSEQGIDRIREVAAGVWSDPWWTVPNALSLLRLAGVPVFLWLLLGPQWDLFALLVLVFSGVTDWLDGKLARWLDQYSRVGQLLDPAADRLYIVATLVAFVIRGVVPWWAAFALIARDLLLTLCLPVLRYHGFEPPDVHYLGKAATFCLMYAFPLLLLVQGDFAFDWIARPFAYAFTGWGAALYLWAGLLYLGQVFGAVRLARARG
- a CDS encoding pSer/pThr/pTyr-binding forkhead associated (FHA) protein (product_source=COG1716; cath_funfam=2.60.200.20; cog=COG1716; pfam=PF00498; smart=SM00240; superfamily=49879) yields the protein MSTNDGPGDVSPEQSSETTSVFKPFLSEQENAESAPAESTASGVDALPAGSALLVVKRGPNAGSRFLLDRETTSSGRHPDSDIFLDDVTVSRRHAEFRREGAEYVVVDVGSLNGTYVNREPVDTSVLANGDEVQIGKFRLVFLTGPAEGAQGSR
- a CDS encoding bifunctional DNase/RNase (product_source=COG1259; cog=COG1259; ko=KO:K08999; pfam=PF02577; superfamily=103256), which produces MSSEMRVVGVRVELPANQPILLLRETDGERYLPIWIGSVEATAIALEQQGVRPARPLTHDLLKDVVGALGRELEQVRVTDLQEGTFYAELVFDGDVRVSARPSDSVALALRTGVPIHAEQSVLDEAGLLIPDEQEDEVEKFKEFLDSVSPEDFRGADT